CGCTCTGCCGCGAAAACAGCCTGCCACTCATCGTGCTGAACATCCACGAAGCCGGCGCGGCGCTCCGGGCCGTGCGCGGCGAGAAGGTCGGAACCCTCGTCAGCTGACCAGAGAATGGCGACCATCAAGGAGATCATGCAGCAGGGCCGCGCCGCGATGGACAAGGGCGTCGAGGCGGCCAAGCGTGAGTTCGCGACCGTGCGCGCGGGCAAGGCGAGCGCGAACATGCTCGACGTCGTCCGCGTCGACGCGTACGGCTCCGAGCTCCCGCTCAACCAGGTCGCGTCGGTGAGCGCGCCCGAGCCGCGCCTCCTGCTCGTCACCCCGTTCGACCGCGGACAGGCGAAGGCGATCGAGAAGGCGATCCGCGACAGCGACCTCGGGCTCGAGCCGTCCAACATGAGCGGCGTGATCCGCGTGCCGCTCCCGCAGCTCAACG
This is a stretch of genomic DNA from Gemmatimonadetes bacterium T265. It encodes these proteins:
- the frr gene encoding ribosome-recycling factor → MATIKEIMQQGRAAMDKGVEAAKREFATVRAGKASANMLDVVRVDAYGSELPLNQVASVSAPEPRLLLVTPFDRGQAKAIEKAIRDSDLGLEPSNMSGVIRVPLPQLNEQRRKELVKVANKYAEDGRVAVRHARTEARDRIKKLDGVSEDEKTRAEKELQKLTDDHIAKVEALLKTKEAEILAV